GGACCGCTTGAAGAACATATATTTACTACGTCAAACGAATTGTCACCATTATGAGTCAATCGCACGTAATAACGAGTCCTCAAAATAAGGCCAGATAAGCTAAAACATTTTGTACTTTTAAAACCGAAGAATAATATAAACCGGCCCGTCTTTAGATagttacataaaacaatgtagATATGTTGCAATTTCGGTACTTACACTGCTTAGTAAATAACATTTTCTGATACTTTCTACACTGAAAATAATAATACTGATATTGTTAAGTGTCTCAATATCGTAAGTATCGCTATTAATTTTGAAGGTTTCAattgtgtttcttttgtttctGCGACAGGTAGAGAGCAATAGAACCCCGAGAAAATATTTACGGAATTCGACGATTGGACCATCATAATATAATAATCATTGAGCTAATTACATTTTCTATATTGATTGATAAACACACTTTGTTACATTTCAGATACCTAAATAATACCAGTATGCTGTAAAGCAGGGAGGTCAAGAGTTGACGAAACAGATGCAATGCTAACTCAGTAGATGAAATTGGGACTGTTCATGTGAGGAGGTGTGAGATGTGTCATCTCAAGTTCAACTAGGTACCTCATCTGATATGAAGAGCATTTAATCGCAGTGGAACCGAAAGAACACAGATCTGAGAGGCCATTGACGACATTATAGTTGACAATAGAAAGAGTACAGTAAGCAGTTTAACTGACACTGGAAGGcttcaaatattttaatgagCTAAACGTTAGGATTTGACAGTAGGTGGGGGTCCTGGGGAGCAAATCTCGATAAATGCAACTGTGTGGGTTTTATTAATTCTAATGACATACTTTTATGATGTGTGACGTCAAACCGGTCAAACACTATGACCGGTTACATCAATTCTCCGGCCAAGCCTATCACTATACAACATCGGCTGTATATTATCAACAAAGCCGGGACTGGAGAGGCTCACTACATTGTCCTCACACCAGACCATTCAGACATCCTGTCGTACAATGTCAAAACTGACCACTGGAAAATCACCAAAGACATCTGCAACTTCGGAGTTGCAGAGGTTGACAACCTGCTCTATATATTTGGAGGGTATAATAAACGAACTGCCAGGCATCTGGACGCATGCTTCAGGTAAGCCACCCTATAAGCATATTGCGTACTGCAAATTAACATATCTAAGTGGTAGTCCTATTTAGCGCTTTTTGTGCTGCattccgctaaattatgatAGTGCTGATTTAAATTGCACTCATCTTGTTAATTTGGTAATGCGCGAAAATTTGAATGCGCCAAACTTATCAGTACTTTGCAGTATAtcacaaataattataattaaactAATTAAACACAGATGTGTGTTCTTCAGGAACACTCGTATGTGCACAAATACATTTTGGGATATGAAGTTTTACACaattttgttaattatatacTCATTCTGATAATTGCTTCTATtaatctatattttatatttttaagtaAATCGATTTTATAAGATTTCCACGCTAAAGAgtaaaaacaaagacaaagaatattgtttaaaatcaagAATAAATCATCCAATGTTCCACAGGCAATCATTAAATCGGACAATAAGCCCgtacaaaacaataacataccCCTAAGAGGAAGACATtaaaacacaaagacaaaacaacagaaaaaaacaacagaaaaagtGTTGACATGGATCACATTGtttaaagtttatttatttctcttttatttattcatctTTTTATCTTTTGACATATTCAGTAAGGGAAAATTTCAGCAAAAACACTGTCACGTTTAACttctgtttgtatatacaaaCTGCGTCTATATACCAAGCAAACGCAAACTAGAACGCTTAGATGATgatgtgtatgttacagatatAACCCATTTGAGGGCATATGGTCTGTGTTACCCTCCATGCCAAGGCCACGTGCGAAGTTCTCTACCGACGTACTAAAGGGAAAGATCATAGTTACCGGTAggtataaacatatttatatgtataattatataaccacCATGACGAATGCTTATCAAAAGAACTCTATTTcccttatatacatgtacattactaATTTCATATTGCCTTGGTTCTTGTATTGAGAGACTGTTATTACCACGATCAACACACGTAGTTATGAAATAGGTAGTGTATTTATTAGACCAATTTATAATGTGCTGTTATATATTAAGAGTAAGCAGAATCAAGTAATACAGGTCGGCAtatgatttaatttcaatatgcTCACGAAACGTTTAAACACATGACGAAAATCTATTGTTTTCTATTATCGCATCCACAGCAGGATGTCAATTAATTAGTATTGAGTTAAAAAGGAGAATCATTGGATAGAATTAactataattgttataattttattgattatCAAGCATTTTAAATCGATTCTAAATTAAAAGTAATGGCTTGGCTAGACTGCCTATTCAAATAAACACAAAGTCAAATCCACTTTTCATACTTTGTGTAGGTCAATCATACATTCAAACTGTTTCGCCCCGCTGTAATAAGGTTTCATAATTAGATACTTATCATATAAGAAAAGTTCATTCTACTAGCCAGTTTgcattattgtaaaatataatgCAAATTTCCACGCtcaaaaatcaaatcaaaatcagTTTAATTGTGATGATAATCTGCCTTTATTTGGTCGTGTAATATTGAAACATTGCATATCCGGATGCATTCAATATCACTTGTTCCATCTAACAACGCAATTATAGAAAGTAATTTATACGACACACCTTACACATATCCATCTAATTACTGCTGGCTGGCATTGACAAACGTATGGATTATTTATGTGTTTCAACTTGGCGCTATTGTTTCCATGTCTTCTCAGAGGTACGATTAAATTGAGAATAAacatcataaaataaataatgtatatatcagactGAAAATTGTAAAATAGAAAAACAAGTTTTAACATAACATTAGACAAACGAGTCTCGTTACAGACTAAAcattacatgtagataaacGAGGCTCGTTACAGTCTAAACATTACCTAGAGACAAACGAGGCTCGTTACAGTCTAAACATTACCTAGAGACAAACGAGGCTCGTTACAGTCTAAACATCACATGTAGATAAACGAGGCTCATTACAGTCTAAACATCACATGTAGATAAACGAGGCTCGTTACAGACTAAACATCACATGTAGACAAACGAGGCTCGTTACAGACTAAAcattacatgtagataaacGAGGCTCGTTACAGTCTAAACATTACCTAGAGACAAACGAGGCTCGTTACAGTCTAAACATCACATGTAGATAAACGAGGCTCGTTACAAACTAAACATCACATGTAGATAAACGAGTCTCGTTACAGACTAAACATCACATGTAGATAAACGAGGCTCGTTACAGTCTAAACATCACATGTAGATAAACGAGGCTCATTACAGTCTAAACATCACATGTAGATAAACGAGGCTCGTTACAGACTAAACATCACATGTACACAAACGAGGCTCGTTACAGACTAAAcattacatgtagataaacGAGGCTCGTTACAGTCTAAACATCACATGTAGATAAACGAGTCTCGTTACAGACTAAACATTACCTAGAGACAAACGAGGCTCGTTACAGTCTAAACATCACATGTAGATAAACGAGGCTCATTACAGTCTAAACATCACATGTAGATAAACGAGGCTCGTTACAGACTAAACATCACATGTAGACAAACGAGTCTCGTTACAGACTAAACATCACATGTAGATAAACGAGTCTCGTTACAGACTAAACATCACATGTAGATAAACGAGGCTCGTTACAGACTAAACATCACATGTAGACAAACGAGGCTCGTTACAGACTAAACATCACATGTAGACAAACGAGTCTCGTTACAGACTAAACATTACCTAGAGACAAACGAGGCTCGTTACAGACTAAACATTACCTAGAGACAAACGAGGCTCGTTACAGACTAAACATCACATGTAGATAAACGTGTCTCGTTACAGACTAAACATTACCTAGAGACAAACGAGGCTCGTTACAGACTAAACATCACATGTAGATAAACGTGTCTCGTTACAGACTAAACATCACATGTAGATAAACGAGTCTCGTTACAGACTAAACATCACATGTAGATAAACGTGTCTCGTTACAGACTAAACATCACATGTAGATAAACGTGTCTCAATACAGACTAAACATTACCTAGAGACAAACGAGGCTCGTTACAGACTAAACATTACCTAGAGACAAACGAGTCTCGTTACAGACTAAACATCACATGTAGATAAACGAGGCTCGTTACAGACTAAACATTACCTAGAGACAAACGAGTCTCGTTACAGACTAAACATCACATGTAGATAAACGAGTCTCGTTACAGACTAAACATTACCTAGAGACAAACGAGGCTCGTTACAGTCTAAACATTACCTAGAGACAAACGAGTCTCGTTACAGACTAAACATTACATGTAGACAAACGAGTCTCGTTACAGACTAAACATCACATGTAGATAAACGAGTCTCGTTACAGACTAAACATTACCTAGAGACAAACGAGGCTCGTTACAGTCTAAACATTACCTAGAGACAAACGAGTCTCGTTACAGACTAAACATCACATGTAGATAAACGAGTCTCGTTACAGACTAGGCTGGGATACCAAATCATAAAATTGTACAAGCTtttaagtacaatgtatatgttatgtgGATTTGACTTTGTACGCTTTACATATGGTACTAATGTTTATTAACCTGGTGTCGGGGTAAAATAAGTACTAATATTGTGTTGGTCCTGGTGTCGGGGGTACAATGTGTCGGGGTAAAATAAGTACTAATATTGTGTTAGTCCTGGTGTCGGGGGTACAATGTGTCGGGATAGAATAAGTACTAATATTGTGTTGGTCCTGGTGTCGGGGGTACAATGTGTCGGGGTAGAATAAGTACTAATATTGCGTTGGTCCTGCTTCTGGGGGTGTAATAATTACTAATATTGTTTTGGTCCAAGTGTTGGGAGTACAATAAAAACTAATATTGTGCTGTCGTTGTGGCGgggtacaatatataataataatgtgtTTGTCTTGGCGTCGGGATAGAATAACTACTAATATTGTGTTTGTCCTTGTGTTGGGGTATAATAAATACTAATATTGTGTTGTCGTGGTGTCGGGGTACAATAAGTAATAATATTGTATTGTCCTTGTGTCGGGGTACAATAAGTACTAATTGTTTTTCTGGTGTCGGGGTACAATAAGTACTAATTTTGTATTGTGCTTGTGTCGGGGTACGATAAGTACTAATATAATGTTGTCCTGGTGTCGGGAGTACACTGATATTAATATAATGATGTCCTGGTGTCGGGAGTAcactgatatcaatataatgatGTCCTTGTGTCGGGAGTACACTGATACTAATATAATGATGTCCTGGTGTCGCGAGTACACTGATACTAATATAATGATGTCCTGGTGTCGGGAGTACACTGATACTAATATAATGTTGTCCTGGTGTCGGGAGTACACTGATATTAATATAATGATGTCCTGGTGTCGGGAGTACACTGATACTAATGAAATGATGTCCTGGTGTCGGGAGTACACTGATACTAATAAAATGATGTCCTGGTGTCGGGAGTACACTGATACTAATATAATGATGTCCTGGTGTTGGGAGTACGCTGATACTAATATATTGTTGTCCTGGTGTCGGGAGTACACTGATACTAATATAATGATGTCCTGGTGTCGGGAGTACACTGATACTAATAAAATGATGTCCTGGTGTCGGGAGTACACTGATACTAATATAATGATGTCCTGGTGTCGGGAGTACACTGATACTACTATAATGTTGTCCTGGTGTCGGGAGTACACTGATACTAATATAATGTTGTCCTGGTGTCGGGAGTACACTGATACTAATATAATGATATCCTGGTGTCGGGAGTACACTGATACTAATATAATGATGTCCTGGTGTCGGGAGTACACTGATACTAATATAATGATGTCCTGGTGTCGGGAGTACATTGATACTAATATAATGTTGTCCTGGTGTCGGGAGTACACTGATACTAATATAATGTTGTCCTGGTGTCGGGAGTACACTGATACTAATATAATGATGTCCTGGTGTCGGGAGTACACTGATACTAATATAATGATGTCCTGGTGTCGGGAGTACACTGATACTAATATTGATGTCGGTGTACAATAAGTTCAAGTATTGTGTTGGTCCTGCTGTTGGGGGCCGATATTTCGCTGTTATTCAGGTCAGCATGTTTTCCCAATCGTGTAGGCCAGTTAATTAGGCTATAAAACAACCTAGCTgtttctttaaataattaatttcatgTTGTTACCCTAATCAGcctgttttcaaaataaatggaGTGTGcttatttagttatttataaTACAGGAATCTATAAATAGTTCATGTTCAGCTAGGTCTCGCTGATAACTACCAACATGCACAACGTTTACGCAATTTTTATCTTATATTGCCTCACTAAAACAGTTCTGTTTTAATCgttatcaatatttaaatgttcCATGAAAACACGTCTCCTAAATTGTTATAATGAAAGTGTAACAAAAGAATAATAAGgtgtttttaaaattatttgattcCAACTGATTTGATATGTATTTTTACATGGATATCGTAAGTCCTACTTCTTTAACCATAACGTGAAGTAATAGTGCCCTAGGCGATACTGATTGAAAATAAAAGGGTTGTTTCCAAACAGGTAAATAAgtaaacatgttgtttttaatttgtgttAAACTAGGCAATCAGTAGTTGTCCATGGTCACCAATAGTTACGATTGTCAATGGCGCAGGATGagaatgaccttgaactttttGGTTTTCGAAATGAAAAATGTTTACCAAAAAACGAAAGCAATAcaatcttatttattttctgcAACACGATTAGTTGAGTGTTTTAGGAGAGTTCTAAATCAATAACGTGCCCTTGTGTATAACGCATGAAATTATCCACCACGACAAATGTAATACAGTTAAAGAGCTGAAGGtaacatgtattttatcaaaatcgaATATCCGTTCAAGGTCGTAAGTCCAGTACAACGGATACGATATCGAAAATCACATGTATGCTCTTTGCATAATACCGCATAAACCACGTTTACTCATTGACTCATTGAATAATACAGTTAAATATCACGTTTACTCATTGACTCATTGACTCATACAGTTAAATATCACGTTTACTCAATGACTCATTGACTCATACAGTTAAATATCACGTTTACTCAATGACTCATTGACTCATACAGTTAAATATCACGTTTACTCATTGACTCATTGACTCATACATTGTACCATCAAAAACCACGTTTACCCTTTGAATGATAAAggataacaaaatcaaaaacaaaaaacatgttcAGTCTTTGAATGATACCACCAAAAATCACGTTTACTCTGAAAATACTTGCTATTTGCTTAAGTATCAGCCTTTTGCATCAACTTTCTTTAAATAATCCAAAGTTGTTAAGCAAATTCAATTCGGTTTGtgtaaataaatacaatctgTATTTCTTTGGATATGGAAAGAGAAGACTTACAGCAAAGCTAGACTGTAATGAATTCGTGTTGTTAACGTTTAATCGAAATGCATGGATGTAATATCTGCTAAACCTATTCCATAAGGATTTCAATGCTATTCATGAAAACTAATTTCATGTTGCCCACGCAGTGGACCCAAATCCGAACTTACATAAGCAACACAAAAATCTATAACGGAACCACATCAACGACCAGTAAGATATAAGTAAGAAATGAAGTTAGTTTCTACGGGATGGGTTGGGGGGATCAATGGATTTGTTCGTTTTATATGCAGATCTAAGTAATGTTCGTGTCACTTGTGCAATCCCTTACCACTGATAACAATCCCTTACCACTGATAACAATCCCTTACCACTGATAACAATCCCTTACCACTGATAACAATCCCTTACCACTGATAACAATCCCTTACCACTGATAACATCTCCGGAAACAATAACTGATCTAGTATTGTTGGCAAAGAGTTTTTATGAGTTACATTTTAAAACTACTGACTATCtcataatatattttgatatgttttagtGATTAAGGTATAACAGCTAACAACTTGTTTTTTGAAGGTGGAGAGCTGCCAGATGGACGACAGTCAGTCATGTGTGATATGTTTGATCCAGCCAAAAACTCATGGACGGAACTGCGCCCTTTGATATCGCCTCGCTCAAACCACGCATGCGCTGTATTCAATGACGAGCTGTACTGCGCCGGGGGATGTAACGGGAACCAATTTCACAATAACCTATGGTGGGTAAACTatctataataatattattttgaataaCAGATAGAATACTTATCAACTTAGCATAATGAAAGTATTATGCCAAAAATGAAATAGACTCGTTTTTGAAAAAAGGTTAAATAACTGATACTTCAATCATAATACGCTATTTCTGAGTTAGTCTCCACTTTCGAGCTCTTCAACAAAGGTATCAATGTACCAACATCATGACAACCATAAGACGAATGTTCGCCTTTTGATTCCAGCCCTACCTCCTGTATTGGCAAGCTGCCTCCACAACAAAAAAGGCTAAATTTCAGGTGTGATAACTTCGCGGAAAGTGCAAATGAGTAATCGGAAATTGCGTATTCCAATAGATTGCAAATGTCATTCACAAAACGGACGTTTTGATGTTACAAACATTACTTATTCAAATGATCACCTTCTAATTATATTTGcttgaaatatttgtttggttACCTATTTCAGTAACAGCCGTTGGTCTCGAGATAATTCTGTCATAATCATTAGATCATATCATTCCAATCATCATGTTTATGTAAAGTGACTGAATAACCTCTAGGGACACCTGGGACGTATATATAATTTTCCTATCAACGCCAACCCGAACGATTGTACCTGTCTGCATTCCCATTCATAAATTACAGATACACTTTGGCAACCTACTTCCATATTACGACTTGTTTGTCAACTAATCTTCATTGTCtacaataaataaaagatatatgaataatatatatatagatagattaTATGACCGAAGTACATCACATGAACTCATTATTGTTATGTGTTGCTATTACCAAGAGCTTATCTTAAATGTTATTCATATGATATGAATCTCATGGGGCACAGGCTTACACTTGGTTCCCCAAGAAATTAATTGGACTTGGCGTCATCTTTTTAATGGTAATGTCGGCTTATAACATGAACATAGAATTTGTTTTTCAGAGCCAATCCTCCAATCCATGTTGTCAGCTGTACATATACTGTTGTTGTCTATAATAGTGTTTAAAGTTGCATCTATTGCAAGCGAAAACCATTTTGTACTTTTTGCACACGGTCTTTGAATCACAACGCTGACTTTccattattttccttttttactAAGAAGTCGGTAGGTTCACGATTAATATTAAAGACTTAAAAGCATACTGGCTTTCAGAGTATGAGAATTCCCTGAACAACGGTAAAACAGCATACTATCGATTCCTATGACTGTCAGATACCGCAATGGCTAAATATATCAGCATTAAATGCCCcttttcacatttcatttcGTGTTATATTGTTGATCAGCCTAGCTGGACCTGAAAATtagtgttatatattttttctggaGTATGACCAGCCTGCGCCGTCTATGTTAAGGGTTTGTGACGCCCCGAAATAAAGTTTGTGTCGTTATGGTATGATAAGTTAATGTCGCTGTATTTCGACCATTTCCTATTGTTGTTTTCAGTTGACAAATGTCACGTGTGAGGTTCAGCAGATAATTCACCTCGAAAATAACTATCAACTTCTTAACACGGAGAAGGGTCACGTACCATAAAGATTATCTATACAAAGCCGTAGGCAGATAATAAAAATGATGGTATAGGTTGACTTCAAAGTCAATATTATAGTTGACCAATCAATTAAAATCAGTTTTTCACTCCAATTTTTCAATTGTAATgtcattgtttcataattaagGAAAGCAATATTATATCGATAAATACCAAATCATACCTGTCTGAGATGTCCATGTCCACGAGTTTAATCAGATTTTAGTCCATTGACTCCCATCCATGTTTAATTTCCGTGTACTTATCCAACATTTCACCATACGTAGTCACAGAAGATAAACGCTGGTTCTTTTCCCTTAAGatatagaaacaaacaaaacatgaaatgtTATAAATCTATAGACTTCCCATGTACTACTCTTCTTGTTTACATAGTTGTTTTTTGtaatgtcaaaattaattagTTGGAAAGTATTGTGATTGTCTAATGCCCCTACATCACTCTACATCACCTAGTTGATGTCAGTGTGGCGCATCCTATCATGCTAGATCACGTTTACTTAATGACACGGGAGCATTGAGACCGAACATTGATAATTCAACAGGTGGAGCCACTATCGACATCACATTGCCGGATCACGATTGGTTCACGGCTCAGCGATTGGGGCAGTTAttattgttttacctgatttcaTAGTCGTAACTGCAATTGCTGCTGTTGTTAAATCTACCTTTTGTATTCACAGGAATACCATTTTATACATCAACACTCTCAGaaaattacaaattatttcGTCTAATATGGAAATGCATGCACAACATGTATAACGGAGTTTACAAATAGTATTACGTTCATGTCAGCCAAGTAACGATCAAGTTTCCTATATAAAAACGGGTAGTACATTTTGGTAACTTCTATTTCAAAATGACTGAGTAGCTCGTAATTTGAGGCCATTTATTGCAAATAAAGTGCAGGCAAAGCTTTGTTTGCTAGCATATATCATGGAACAAAGTCATAGAA
The window above is part of the Pecten maximus chromosome 2, xPecMax1.1, whole genome shotgun sequence genome. Proteins encoded here:
- the LOC117322118 gene encoding kelch-like protein 26 — encoded protein: MTGYINSPAKPITIQHRLYIINKAGTGEAHYIVLTPDHSDILSYNVKTDHWKITKDICNFGVAEVDNLLYIFGGYNKRTARHLDACFRYNPFEGIWSVLPSMPRPRAKFSTDVLKGKIIVTGGELPDGRQSVMCDMFDPAKNSWTELRPLISPRSNHACAVFNDELYCAGGCNGNQFHNNLWVYEGQKWQELDKECPQKLPINLDRFAMVKQGRSFYFIGGVSCKKDRDFPGRFKFVTERRIFSYATTVSALEETQNDSMSSRLVSPWCNKLPTMTFARHSAGVAAIGHKLYVFGGSVLETGQQVRLVECFNTATGEWEDDFRFRKGDVSNVTCVVLEVPNKQDDEQVHYKLKWVLW